The genomic window GCTGCGGCTCACTTCGGCGAAGCGAACCTGCAAATTCACCTGCAGCGGCGTTGCCGTCCTCAGGCGGCTGATGATCTGGGTGTCCTTGCCGACAAAGGCCTGGACGAGGCGCTCAGCCTCGGCGGCGTCGGCGGGGGTGGCGATCGTGCCGGTGAGCAGGATTAGGCCGTTCATCGGCGTCGCGACGATCTGGGCCTCGGGCATCGCCAAATGCAGCATCGCATCGATCGAATCGATATTGTTGCCGACGCGGATCGTCGCCGCATAGATGACCTTGCCGGTCTTGGTCGTGGCGTGGACGCTGGTTTCGCCCGAATTCTTGGCGAAGATATAGATCTGGGTCGGTGAACGGACCTGCACGTCGGCGATATTCTCGTTCGCGACGAACACATTGGTGATCGGCGCGTCGAGCGTCACCAGCCGGCCACGGCCGGTGTTCAGCTGGAGCAGGCTGAGGCCCGCGCCCGCCGGCATGGTCTGCGCGGCGGCGGGAAGCGCCGCGAACCCGCCGGCGGCGGCGAGGATCGCAAGCGGCAGCCCGATCGGCTTTGCCAGGATACGCATCTCAGTTCTTCCCCCCGAGCGGAACCACCGTGACGGTGTTGCCGCGAGTAATGGTGACGGTCGGACCCGTCTGAATGGGTGCCGCGCCGCCCGGGAAGGGCGCTCCGCCGGGCGCGATCGGCGATCCGCCCATGGCGTTGCCGCCTTCCTTGGGCTTGCCGGGCACCGAGCTGCGCTGGAAGCGCGAGACATCGGCGCCGGTCGCGAAGGTCGAGCCGCCATCCTGCGGGCGGGCCGCGGCGCGGGCGAGGAACTCCTTCTCGGTTTTGGCGTCGGCGCCTTCCGGCACCTTGACGTCGCCGCGAGCAATGGCCTCTTCGAGTTCGCCCTGATTGTCGGCGATCGAACGCAGCGACAGCGACAGGGTGCCGACGGTCTGCGCGACCGCGATCTTCTCGGCGATCTTGGGCGTCGCTTCGACCGTGACGGTCGAATAGTTGGTGACGATGGTGTTGCCCTTGTCGTCGGTGCCCTTGTCGGTGCGCTGATCGGTGGCGAGCACGCGCAGGTTGCGAAGGATCGTCTCCGATGCCTTGAGCGGCGGACCGTCGCCACCGCCCGACACCGACTGGGTCAGCACCAGATCGACGCGGTCGCCGGGGAAAATGAAGCCGGCGACGGCGCTCTGGGCGGATACCGGAACCGTGACGGCGCGCATCCCCGGGCCGAGCGCGGCGGCGAGGAAGCCGCGGTCGCCCGGCTTGACGATCGCGCCCTGCGTGATCGGCTGGCCGGCGGGGATCGCGAAGCGGACGACGGTGCCCTGAAGCTTCGGCGCCTCGCCTTGACCTTTCACATAATAAGCGCCTTCGACCAGTTCGGTCGGCCAGGCGACATATTTGATCGCTTCGGCGTCGAGGATCGTGCCGACCGGGAGTGCCCGGGTGGCGACCAGCACTTCGGTGGTGTTGATCGGCGCGGCACCTGGAGCAGCGGGGGCGGCCCCGGCGATCGGAGCCGGAGTGCCGACCACGATGTTGCGCGCCATGAACGCGGTGATGCCGGCGATTACCAGCGCTCCGAAGAGCAGGATCAGCTTGCGTGCGTCCATTTCGCGTCAGGCCTTCTCAAATTCACGCCGCTTGTGGTTTCGGCGGCGTTAAGCATTCACTGGAATTGGTTAAAAATCGGTTCGCGCAGCACGAGCAAAGTCGCGATCGCGATCGCCACACCGTAGGGAATCTCCAGCGGCATCGTCGCGCGACTGCGCAGCTTCTTCTCGGCGACCATCAACAGCGTCAGCCCGCCGCCGATCAGCGACATCAGGATCAGCATCCAGATCAGCGGCTGCACCGGCAGCCATAGCGCCAGCGCGCCGATCAGCTTGACGTCACCGCCGCCCATCTGGCCGAGCGCGAAGGCGCCGGCGAAGAACGCGAAGACGAGGAGCGCGACGCCGAGCTGGATGCCCATATCGGGCCAGATGTGCAGCCCGTTCGCCCACCACCAGGGCAGCGCGAGCAGGGCGATCGCGGCGTTTTTCCAATTGGCGATCTCGCGTTTGCGCGCGTCTTCCACCCCTGCCGAGACCAGCAGGAGTCCGAGCGTCACGACCAGAAAAGGCGCAAACAATTCCCCCATCACGGCAAATGCCTAGACGGGACCACTTATCAAAACGTAACCAACGGCCATGAGCGGACAAAATTTGACGCGGCGCGCGATTCCCGAAGGGGCGAAGGTTCACAGCTGGGAAGCGCCCGATGGCCAGCGACTGCGCGCCTTCGCCTGGCCCGCCGCGACGGCGACGCCGCGCGGCAGCATCCTCTTCCAGGGCGGCCGCGGCGATATCTTCGAGAAATATATCGAGACGATGGCGCATTGGCACGCGCAGGGCTGGACGATCACGTCGTTCGACTGGCGCGGGCAGGGTGGCTCGGGCCGGCTGACGCCGGCAGGCGATTGCGGGCATATCGAGGATTTCGGCGACTATATCGCCGATTTCCGCGCCTTCTACGCCGAATGGCAGGCGAGCACGCCGGGACCGCATGTCGTGATGGGGCATTCGATGGGCGGGCATCTGGTGCTGCGCGCATTGGTCGAGGGCGTGGCCGCGCCCGACGCGGCGGTGCTGATCGCGCCGATGCTCGGCTTCAAGAGCCCGTTCGGTCCGTTCGGCGAGCGCATGGCGCGCATCCTCGGCAATGTCGGCAATTCGGCGCGGCCGGCGTGGAAGATCAAGAACGAGAAACCCTATACCCGCGACAGCCGCTATTCGCTGCTGACTCATGATCCCGATCGTTATGACGACGAGATCTGGTGGCATAGCGAGAAGCCCGAAATCGTCACCGGTCCGCCGAGCTGGCGCTGGGTGATCGAGGCGTTCCGATCGATGCGCGAGCTGCGTGATAGCGCGCGGCTCAAGAAGATGACGGTGCCGGTGCTGATGCTCGTCGCCAAGGCGGACGGGCTGGTCGATGCGCGCGCCGCGCTCAAGATCGGTGCCAAGCTCAAGGACGCGCGCATCGTCAGCTTCGGCAAGGAAAGCGCGCACGAGATTCTCCGCGAAGCCGATCCGGTGCGCAACCGGGCGATCGGTGAGATCGACCTGTTCCTGGCGGCGAGGGCGCAACAGCGTTGAAATATGACGTCGCGATTGTCGGCGGGGGGATTGCCGGGGCGAGCCTCGCCGCCGAGGTCGCGCCGCATGCCCGCGTGGTGGTTCTCGAAGCCGAAGCGCGTGCGGGCTATCATTCGACCGGGCGCTCGGCCGCCTTCTGGTCGGAAAGCTATGGCGGCCCGGACATCCAGCCGCTGACCACCGCTTCGGGGCCTTTGCTCCGCGACTATCTCGATCCGATGGGCTCGCTCCATATTGGTCGGACGGACGAAGGGGCGGCAATCGACGCGTTCCTCAAGGAATTCGAGGGAAGCGGCGTCGAACTCAAGGCTGTCGATCCTCATTTGATGATCCCGGGCCTGCGCGCCGAATGGACGCTTGGCGTCCATGAGCCGAGCTGCGAATATATCGACGTAGGACGGCTCCATGACGACTATCTCAAGGCCGTGAAGCGCGCGGGCGGCGAGATCACGCTGTCGGCGGGGCTAGTGTCGGCGGTTCATGACGGCCATTGGCGGATCGAGACGCGGAGCGGTGCCTTAGCGGCCGATATTCTCGTCAACGCGGCAGGCGCCTGGGCCGATCCGGTCGCTTCGGCCTGCGGGGTCGTGCCGCTCGGCATCCAGCCCTATCGCCGCACCATCATGCAGCTGAAGACCGATCCGGCGCCGCCCGAGGGCAGCCCGATGATCGCGCATATCGGCGGCAGCTTTTACTGGAAGCCTGAGGCCGGCGGGCGGATTTGGCTCAGCCCGCACGACGAGATCGCCTGCGACCCCTGCGATTCGCAGCCCGAGGATATCGACGTCGCCATCGCCATCGACCGCTTCGAGCATGTCGTCGATTGGCGGGTCGAGAAGCTCGAGCATAAATGGGCGGGCCTGCGCAGTTTCGCGCGCGACCGGTTGCCGGTCTATGGCTTCGATTTGGCCGCTCCGGGCTTTTTCTGGTGCGTGGGCCAGGGCGGCTTCGGCATCCAGACCGCGCCCGCCGCCGCCAGGCTCGCCGCCGCCATTCTGCTCGGCCAGCCAGCCGATGCGAGTGTCGCAGGCGTCGATCCGGGCCGCTATTCACCCGCCCGATTCAAGCGCTAATTTCTCGCCGATGGAAGCCGGGGTCCAGTTGGCACCCGGCAATTGGCTGGCGCTGCGCTCCGTTACATCGACTTCCCCAACTGGGCCCCGGCCTATGCCGGAGAACTGCAATGGCGCGATTTTGCACGGGTCCTGAGTAAAAAGTCAGCCCATCGGCTCAGTTGAACGGTTCATCCCATCGACAGGTTGTAGGGGTGTACGCGCTCGAATCGGTCTGCTTAGGACGCTGCAACACCCATCTTTCCTGACCGGGGGGTCCATGAATTTCCGTGCACTTGCAGCGCGTTTTGCGCTGGTGGCAGCTTGCATCCTGACGACGGCGCTGCCGGCCCAGGCCGCTGCTTCCAAGAGCCGCTTCTGGCAGTGCGCCGTGTTCGCCCGCGAAGTCTCGTCGGTGAAGATCCATGGCAACGCCTGGACCTGGTGGGAGCAGGCAGCCGGCAAATATGATCGCGGCAACACGCCCGAGGCCGGCTCAGTGATGTCGTTCAAGAAGACCGCGCGTAACCCCTTCGGCCATGTTGCGATGGTCTCGAAGGTGGTCAGCGACCGCGAAGTGCTGCTCACCCACGCCAATTGGTCGTTCGCCGGCGGCATCGAGCGCAACGTGCGCGCCGTCGATGTTTCGGCAGCGGGTGACTGGAGCGCGGTCAAGGTGTGGTTCGCTCCCACCGGCGGGCTCGGCACCACCGTCTATCCGGTCAACGGCTTCATCTATGGCGGCGACACCAGCGAAGACGATCTGCCGGTGCAGCCTTCGCTTGAGCTCGACCTCAGCGAC from Sphingomonas sp. includes these protein-coding regions:
- the cpaB gene encoding Flp pilus assembly protein CpaB, whose translation is MDARKLILLFGALVIAGITAFMARNIVVGTPAPIAGAAPAAPGAAPINTTEVLVATRALPVGTILDAEAIKYVAWPTELVEGAYYVKGQGEAPKLQGTVVRFAIPAGQPITQGAIVKPGDRGFLAAALGPGMRAVTVPVSAQSAVAGFIFPGDRVDLVLTQSVSGGGDGPPLKASETILRNLRVLATDQRTDKGTDDKGNTIVTNYSTVTVEATPKIAEKIAVAQTVGTLSLSLRSIADNQGELEEAIARGDVKVPEGADAKTEKEFLARAAARPQDGGSTFATGADVSRFQRSSVPGKPKEGGNAMGGSPIAPGGAPFPGGAAPIQTGPTVTITRGNTVTVVPLGGKN
- a CDS encoding CHAP domain-containing protein codes for the protein MNFRALAARFALVAACILTTALPAQAAASKSRFWQCAVFAREVSSVKIHGNAWTWWEQAAGKYDRGNTPEAGSVMSFKKTARNPFGHVAMVSKVVSDREVLLTHANWSFAGGIERNVRAVDVSAAGDWSAVKVWFAPTGGLGTTVYPVNGFIYGGDTSEDDLPVQPSLELDLSDLVMETNVN
- a CDS encoding FAD-binding oxidoreductase produces the protein MKYDVAIVGGGIAGASLAAEVAPHARVVVLEAEARAGYHSTGRSAAFWSESYGGPDIQPLTTASGPLLRDYLDPMGSLHIGRTDEGAAIDAFLKEFEGSGVELKAVDPHLMIPGLRAEWTLGVHEPSCEYIDVGRLHDDYLKAVKRAGGEITLSAGLVSAVHDGHWRIETRSGALAADILVNAAGAWADPVASACGVVPLGIQPYRRTIMQLKTDPAPPEGSPMIAHIGGSFYWKPEAGGRIWLSPHDEIACDPCDSQPEDIDVAIAIDRFEHVVDWRVEKLEHKWAGLRSFARDRLPVYGFDLAAPGFFWCVGQGGFGIQTAPAAARLAAAILLGQPADASVAGVDPGRYSPARFKR
- a CDS encoding prepilin peptidase — its product is MGELFAPFLVVTLGLLLVSAGVEDARKREIANWKNAAIALLALPWWWANGLHIWPDMGIQLGVALLVFAFFAGAFALGQMGGGDVKLIGALALWLPVQPLIWMLILMSLIGGGLTLLMVAEKKLRSRATMPLEIPYGVAIAIATLLVLREPIFNQFQ
- a CDS encoding alpha/beta hydrolase — its product is MSGQNLTRRAIPEGAKVHSWEAPDGQRLRAFAWPAATATPRGSILFQGGRGDIFEKYIETMAHWHAQGWTITSFDWRGQGGSGRLTPAGDCGHIEDFGDYIADFRAFYAEWQASTPGPHVVMGHSMGGHLVLRALVEGVAAPDAAVLIAPMLGFKSPFGPFGERMARILGNVGNSARPAWKIKNEKPYTRDSRYSLLTHDPDRYDDEIWWHSEKPEIVTGPPSWRWVIEAFRSMRELRDSARLKKMTVPVLMLVAKADGLVDARAALKIGAKLKDARIVSFGKESAHEILREADPVRNRAIGEIDLFLAARAQQR